In one Heteronotia binoei isolate CCM8104 ecotype False Entrance Well chromosome 1, APGP_CSIRO_Hbin_v1, whole genome shotgun sequence genomic region, the following are encoded:
- the LBH gene encoding protein LBH, with the protein MSVFFPIHCPDYLRSADMTEVMSAPSMDEIGLSPCKDGLSYQIFPDPSDFDRYCKLKDRLPSIVVEPTEGDVESGELRWPPEEFLVQEEEEENCDEAKKDSKEQ; encoded by the exons ATGTCTGTATTTTTCCCCATTCACTG CCCTGATTATTTGAGATCAGCTGACATGACTGAGGTGATGAGCGCTCCATCTATGGATGAGATTGGTCTAAGCCCTTGCAAAGATGGCCTATCTTATCAG ATTTTCCCTGACCCTTCTGACTTTGATCGCTACTGTAAGCTGAAGGACCGCCTTCCTTCCATTGTGGTAGAGCCAACAGAAGGAGATGTGGAGAGCGGAGAGCTAAGATGGCCGCCTGAGGAGTTCCTggtccaggaagaagaagaagaaaactgtgaTGAAGCAAAGAAAGACAGCAAGGAGCAATAA